The following are encoded in a window of Magnolia sinica isolate HGM2019 chromosome 11, MsV1, whole genome shotgun sequence genomic DNA:
- the LOC131218830 gene encoding pentatricopeptide repeat-containing protein At3g49710, with the protein MNQISCNLQRFHYLLKSCISNKNLSTGKALQSLYIKSQIPHSTYISNHFIFLYAKCGHLSNARQMFDEIPQPNVFSYNAIISAYAKDAQPHIARHLFDQIPDPDLVSYNTLISAYAACGETTSALRLFSEMRELDADMDGFTLSAVITAFSYNVVGIRQMHSLVISFGFDSYVSVNNALITNYSNNGFLDDAKRVFYQMGGIKDEISWNSMIVAFGQHKEGSNALKLFQEMVHRGLNVDMFTLASVLTAFTCVEDILGGVQFHAQLIKTGFERNSHVGSGLIDLYSKCSGGVWDAKKVFDEVDEPDLVLWNTMISGYSQNDEFSEEALDCFRHMQRAGHCPDDCSFVCVISACSNLTSPSQGKQMHSLAIKSDIPKNQISVNNALVAMYSKCGNLNDAGRLFERMPERNTVSFNSMIAGYAQHGLGIKALNLFERMLESEIEPTSITFISVLSACAHTGKVDEGWDYFNSMNERFKITPATEHYSCMIDLLGRSGKLDEAQRLIATMPFDPGPIEWAALLSACRTHVNIELGAKAAHQLIQLEPSNPAPYVMLSNMYASVGQWDEVATVRRLMRDRGMKKKPGCSWIEVKKEIHVFVAEDSSHPRIKEIYGFLDEMSRKMKQVGYVPDVKWALVGDGAKEGEKEMRLGHHSEKLAIGFGLISTEDGVPILVVKNLRICGDCHNAIKFISAIAGREITVRDAHRFHCFRNGRCSCGDYW; encoded by the coding sequence ATGAACCAAATCTCCTGCAATCTCCAACGCTTTCACTACCTTTTAAAATCCTGCATTTCAAACAAAAACCTCTCAACGGGCAAAGCCCTCCAATCGCTCTACATCAAATCCCAAATTCCTCATTCAACCTACATCTCCAACCACTTCATCTTCCTATATGCAAAATGCGGCCATCTCTCAAACGCCCGTCAGATGTTCGACGAAATTCCCCAACCAAATGTATTTTCCTACAACGCCATCATTTCAGCGTACGCCAAAGACGCTCAACCCCACATTGCCCGTCACCTGTTCGACCAAATCCCCGACCCCGATCTCGTCTCCTACAACACTCTCATCTCTGCCTATGCCGCCTGCGGTGAGACCACCTCAGCCCTGCGGCTCTTCTCCGAAATGAGAGAACTTGATGCAGACATGGATGGGTTTACCCTGTCAGCTGTGATCACCGCCTTTTCGTACAATGTTGTTGGGATTAGACAGATGCATTCACTTGTAATATCTTTTGGGTTCGATTCGTATGTTTCTGTGAACAATGCTCTGATTACGAATTACAGTAATAACGGGTTTTTAGATGATGCTAAGCGTGTTTTTTATCAGATGGGTGGGATCAAGGATGAGATTTCTTGGAATTCCATGATCGTGGCATTTGGGCAGCACAAGGAAGGATCAAACGCACTGAAATTGTTTCAAGAAATGGTACATAGGGGTTTGAATGTTGACATGTTTACGTTGGCGAGTGTCTTGACTGCATTTACGTGCGTGGAAGACATTTTGGGTGGGGTTCAATTTCATGCCCAGTTGATAAAAACTGGGTTTGAGCGGAATTCGCATGTCGGGAGTGGTTTGATTGATTTGTACTCGAAATGTAGCGGGGGTGTTTGGGATGCTAAGAAAGTGTTTGATGAAGTCGATGAACCGGATTTGGTTCTATGGAACACCATGATTTCAGGCTACTCCCAAAATGATGAATTTTCAGAAGAGGCTCTCGACTGCTTTCGGCATATGCAGCGGGCTGGCCACTGCCCAGATGACTGCAGCTTCGTGTGCGTGATCAGCGCATGCTCAAACCTGACATCACCTTCGCAGGGTAAACAGATGCACTCATTGGCAATCAAATCTGATATCCCGAAGAATCAAATATCGGTCAACAATGCATTGGTTGCAATGTACTCGAAGTGTGGGAATCTCAACGATGCAGGTCGGTTGTTTGAGAGGATGCCGGAGCGTAACACCGTATCATTTAATTCAATGATAGCTGGGTATGCCCAGCACGGTCTCGGAATCAAGGCATTGAACTTGTTTGAGCGTATGCTCGAATCAGAGATTGAACCTACAAGCATCACCTTCATCTCTGTCCTATCTGCATGTGCCCACACCGGAAAGGTTGATGAAGGGTGGGATTACTTCAATTCAATGAACGAAAGATTCAAGATCACACCGGCAACCGAGCACTACTCATGCATGATTGATCTTCTTGGCCGATCAGGCAAATTAGATGAAGCCCAAAGGTTGATTGCAACAATGCCATTTGACCCAGGTCCAATTGAGTGGGCTGCATTGCTCAGTGCATGTAGGACACATGtgaacattgagcttggagcaaagGCGGCCCACCAACTCATTCAGCTAGAACCGTCCAACCCCGCGCCCTACGTTATGTTATCGAACATGTATGCGAGTGTGGGTCAATGGGACGAGGTCGCAACAGTACGGAGACTGATGAGAGATAGAGGGATGAAGAAGAAGCCAGGCTGTAGCTGGATTGAGGTGAAGAAGGAGATCCATGTCTTTGTAGCTGAGGATAGCTCCCACCCAAGGATAAAGGAAATATATGGGTTCTTGGATGAGATGTCAAGGAAGATGAAGCAAGTCGGGTATGTGCCAGATGTCAAATGGGCATTGGTTGGAGATGGGGCGAAGGAAGGGGAGAAGGAGATGAGGCTGGGCCACCACAGTGAGAAGCTTGCTATTGGGTTTGGCTTGATTAGTACCGAGGATGGGGTGCCTATACTTGTGGTGAAGAACCTTAGGATATGTGGAGACTGCCACAATGCTATTAAGTTCATATCTGCCATTGCTGGGAGAGAGATCACTGTTAGGGATGCACACAGGTTCCATTGTTTCAGGAATGGGAGATGTTCTTGTGGGGATTATTGGTGA